The Neofelis nebulosa isolate mNeoNeb1 chromosome 1, mNeoNeb1.pri, whole genome shotgun sequence sequence CATGAGACAAAGACTTGAATTTAGTTGGTTTACTTGGGAAATAATCCCAGGGTGCAGGAGTAAAGAACAGATTTAATTGTATTAAATTACATTTAGGCTTCAGTACTTTACTTCCTTTTACTATAACTAATTTCATCTTGAGATACAAATTTttactttgattcttttttgtttgtttgtttcgtaCATCTTTGAGTTATCTTCTTTTCATGGAAATTTCATGAGTAATATGCTTTCTGAAGCCTTGCATATTTGAGAATATGGCTTTCTGTTATTATTGCCCATAATGACAACTTTGTTGGGTAAATATTCGcgtggtcattttttttttccttcaaaattctgTAGACATTGCTCCTGGTCTCTGACATCTATTGTTGCAGAAGAGTAATCTCAGTATAGCCTGATACTTACTTTGGAGGtatccagtttttcttttcttgactagATAATTATAGTGTTCTGTCTTTGGCATTGATAGTTAgaaaatagatatagatacagatatctagatatctatatgTCAccagtattttggattttatttcatcagtttttcttGGTAGAGAGTGAGCACTGCACAATTCAAGATTTTTCATTCCAGGAAAGATTTAATCTGACAGATGTTGGGATTTTTATCTCTGTTCAATTTACTCCTATCTTTTGGGCAGTAGCACCACTTACATGTATGTTAGATATCCTTTGTCCTTCATATGTTtcttcttaatcatttttatatctttgccaTTTCCCCCCCCACATTTCAGGATGAGTTCCCCTTCactgatcttaatttttttttatttttattttttattttttacagatcTCATTCTGTGTCCCTTTAATGCTTCCAGTGGCATTTCAAAAGTAATATGGCAAATTTTTTTCCTCACTACCTTTCTATAAGCTTTCCagctcttttaattaaaaaaaaaaaagtcagttttatCACTGTatcttttgcctcttttgtaGATTTAATATTTCATTGATTGTATTAAGTACATGAAGTTGAGGTCGACAgttgattctttttcttcagtaaatagtTCTTAAGTATGCAGTCCCTATACCTCTACAGTGATATGTTCATCTCCTTTTATgttgtgaaatattttcatatttaggtgtattttattatgttccatgtccttaatattttattactgAGTGTAAATTAGGTGGGTTTTGCTAATAATTGCCTATATTAATTATCTTTGTGTTCCACCTTTCATGCCATTAgaatcatttcaaatataaaagcaGGAGGACTCATTTAGAAAAGATATATAGAACCAGTTCAGTGATCTAATGGCCAGTGGATAAGGAAGAGTGGTCTAGTGCAGTGGGCCCTCCTCATAAGGGAAAATAGTGTCTAGGTGGTTTCTTTGTATCCAACGGAGCCATTGATCGGGAGCCAATGTTATGGTCCTTTTGCAGTCAGCTGGATTCTGTTCCAGGTATGCAAGTGACTATGGCCATTTCCTGTCCTGGTGCTTTTGTACCCTGTATTAGGATGGATCCTCCTGCATGCAGCCTTTTTGTCTAGTGTGCTAGAGATGCCCTTGGACTTCCTGGCGTGGGTGACtcctaatcttttatttatttatttatttttaatattagaagaGAAGGCACATGCatgcggggcagagggagagagagagaatcttaagcaggctccatgctcaatatGGGGCCCGATGCAGGACTGGATCCCAcagacctgggatcatgacctgagccaaaatcaagagtcagatgctcaactgactgagccacccaggtgcctggggtgACTCCTAATCCTCTTGACGTGCAGTAGTCAAAGAGGTTCTCGCCCGAAGGCTTCCTTTCTGTTCTGTCCTGCCCTAATTTCCAAATTATGAATGTTTGTGAAAGTCTGTTAGCAgatctcttatttatttcttggtgCCCATACTATTTTCTCAGGAAAGGAGTTTTTAGTCAGCTCTagcttcttcctttaaaatgtcaggggtgttcttggggcgcctgggtggctcagtcggttaagcgtccgacttcagctcaggtcacgatctcgcagtccgtgagttcgagccccgcgtcgggctctgggctgatggctcagagcctggagcctgcttccgattctgtgtctccctctctctctctgcccctcccccgttcatgctctctctctgtctcaaaaataaataaacgttaaaaaaaaaaaatttttttttaaatatgtcaggGGTGTCCCATACCTGTGCTTATTAGTTGCCCTCTCGCCTAAATAAGCAGTTTTAAAGAGGTTAAATACATGATACAATAAAGGAGTTGAGAGCAATCACATGGAGAgatatagagaagaaactaatGTTGACAATGCACTGTATTCTAGACACTGTCTAAGCAAACTCCCACCACTGACACTTAGCCCCTGCCTGCATTACTTTCTTTAGAGCACATATCACCATCTGTCAtaattatattctaaatatttgtttatcATCTTCCACTCCCATTAAAATAGAAGCTCCACAAGGGCAGACACTTTTGTCTTTTGTATTCATTACTGTACCCAAGTATGTAGAACATGGCATGACAAAAAGCAGTTGTTGAATAtatgtcctgttttgttttgttttgttttgtttgatgtttgtttatttttgagagattgtgcaggagaggggctgagagaggaggggacagaggatctgaggcaggctctgtgctgacagcagagagcccaacccaggacttgaactcacaaaacatgagatcataacctgagccgaagtcagatcctcaaccaactgagccacccaggcaccccgaatatatgtcctttatttaaaggaaaatgaggggtgcctgggtggctcagtcagttgagtgtccgactttggctaaggtcatgagtttgaaccccacatcaggctctgtgctgacagcttggagcctggagcctgcttcggattctgtgtctccctctctctctgcctctcccctgcttgcctctctctctctctctctctctctctctgtgtctcaaaaataaacattaaaaaaaaataaaggaaaatgaacaaaaggaaagactCAGGAAGGCCTTtaccagatatttttttaatatttatgtattttgagagagagagagtgtgcatgcacgtgtgggaggggcagagagaagagagagagaatcccaagcaggttctgcactgtcagcacagagcccaacaaggggctcaatcccatgaaccatgaggtcatgacgtgagtcaagaccaagagtcagccacttaacagactgagccacccaggggccctaacACATCTTTTCGAAAGAGATCAGACAGATGTCAGAGGTacttaatttgtttgttttctcattctagCACTTTATTGGAAATTGGCTGTgtacataaatgaaatcagacCAAAGTAAAAGCATTACTTCCACACAATATTCTGATGTCTGTGCTGTTACATAATTTAATAAGTCCCAAGATGTTTCTGATTTTGGTCAAAAGCTTGAGCAGTCCAGAAATCTCTCTCTATAAATATAGATCATAGCATCTAAACAACTATCATTGTTTTAAGTTAGTTCCAAAACCCCCTGGAAGATCTCTTAAAATCTGTAGCTTAGATTGGCTGCAGTGCTGGTGGGAGGGAATGAAGGGCGTGCACTTTATACCACAGAGCTGAGATAGCAgctagtggggtggggggacagagctCCTCAAGTGTGGGGCACACAAGGGCATGGGGGCTGGAGATCGTGAAAGCTGACCAGGGAACTCAGCCACTGTGTGTTTTCCCACATTGCTCAACTATCAAAGTGATGAGACTCCAGTGCAGAAAGAAGCCCATCACCCCAGGTCCCTTGCATGGCCAAGAAATGGCAGAGCCCTCCTCCTGATTGTAGACATTCTGGCACAGAGGTCCTGGGAAGTTCTAcccatctccctcccctgccaTGCGTAATTCCCTCCAAATTACATaatgtgagggaggggcaccgCAAAGAAAATAACTCTGAGCCAAAGTGCTGCCGGCCCCTTGGAATGAGGATAGGGTGCCTTTGCTTGGTTTGACCGGAGGGGCGCTGGCAAAGGCTCCTCTTCCCCCAGTGTCTCCCTCACCACCTTGAAGTCCACCATCAGTAATTAGGTTGTTTGGCTCTTCAAAGCTTCTCAGCACTCAGCAGTAACACCTGTGTATCTGCGGTGGGTTTGCTGCTCACAGTCACAAACAGCTTTAACCTCCACCAAACCATTGGTTCTTACAACCCCatgaggcaggaggggcagagatcatGATCCCCATTTAAAAGGAacccggggggcgcctgggtggcgcagtcggttaagcgtccgacttcagccaggtcacgatctcgcggtctgtgagttcgagccccgcgtcaggctctgggctgatggctcggagcctggagcctgtttccgattctgtgtctccctctctctctgcccctcccccgttcatgctcagtctctctctgtcccaaaaataaataaaaaacgttgaaaaaaaaaattaaaaaaaaaaataaaaggaacccgGAACCCACAGAATTAGGTCCCTTGACTGAACTCACACAGCTGGCCAGTGGCAAAATCCAAACAAGAGCTCAGATCTCCTCTCACGTGTCAAGCTCCCGAGTTCACACAACAAAGCCTGTCTGTCGCTTTTCTGAGAAGGAAGAGGCTAGGGGAGGGGACACCACCCACATCCCTCACTGCCCCTCTTGGGAGATTCTCAGTCCCATTGAGGACAGAATAAGTTTGCATGTGACAGATAATGATCGCGGTGACCAGACACAGCAATAAGGAGGTCATGATGACCATGATGGCCAGGATGATGAGGACAATGACCCAGATAGCCAGGATGTGCTTGGGGAGCACAGCCTCCATGGGGACCTGGCTGACGGCATCCATGCTACTTCACTCTGAAATGTGTCCTCCAGAATCCTTTCCTGCTGTAGTCTACACACGTGAAAGTCTAGCCGATGCGTTTGGGCTGAGGGGCCGGTACTCAGAGCTCTGCTTTGCGGTGTACGTAGTTTAAGATCCATAACAAGCGGCTTCACCAAGTGAGGGTAATAACACCTGTCCAGAGGTACTTGATTTGCAATAGCTAATGTTTGTTCGTAAAGTAAGATGTAAAAAACTTAGATTTGGTTTACTTGATGGCTAGTTTAAGAGACTCAAGAGTGCTTGAGTCCAACATGAGTATAAATTTACAGTGACTTATCAGGAAGTCATGATTATTTTGGCAActtataaaaattcatttcacaGCCTTTCTTTGAtagcattttgtaaaaatttcttccataatttcttccaaaaaattcAGTACTTACCTGATTTTTAGCTCCTTtctcaaaagtgaaaataagaataaaagaggaaagagagaaactcaACTCGGGTATCACTCTCGCTTATAATATTTTGCCTGAGATATAAGAGTTATTGGTTATATAtctatttcatttaaagaaagctGAGAGTTGGGTTTGGGTTATTTCTTGGACAAGCTAGAATATAGTACTTGATTTCTAACTATTAACAActaatgtttaaacattttaatgttagaaactaaaaaaaaagaaaaatccacactGTTCCCTTCTTCTAACTATTTTTCAAAGGCAtataaggttatttttttcttgatctttcCATGCATTATAAAGAATAGCATTTATCCTGCATTGAGCTGAAATGATTACACaattcctttaaaatgaaaatgttgatGGTggaaaccaaatttaaaaagaatggaaagagataCATGTAAATCACTAGACACTTGGAAGAGCACAGGCAAATCAAAGAACTACGTGCTTTTTATAATCTTACATTTTCCCCCCTAAAAATCACTTTCCAAACGGTTGACAGTTTGGCAGCTCCTAGGATGACATCAACTCTTCTGTTGTGCAGTAAACTGCTTTCTTTTAGATAACTTGATGGCACTTCATCAAGTTTGGTGATTGCGTTGAATTAAAAACCAACTGGGGTTGAGTTTAAATTCCCCTAACTGAGAAACCAAACACATTCCTGACCTTAGGCCTGCTTTTGAGCACTCAGACTTACCTTGTCTATAGGCTGCTTGACTTCTAGAAGAGAAGTAAGCAGGTGAGAGAAAACGCACGTTTTAAAGTCAATAATCAGTCAAAATAATCTGCCCAAATGCACTACATTATCAGTGCATTTCTCCAACCTTTCAGATGCTTTCAGACCAATCATCCTCTTCTCTATCTTAActtgaccccaaatcaagaggaTAATGACCTTGGCACTGTTTTCCACTTCAGAAAATCAAGGATGGTTACTTGAGCTATAGTCTCTCTCAGCAGTCAGGGGCAGATTCTCACCACCAGGAAGgtggtgaggaaaagaaaattctagaaattagCCTGTtaatggggaagaaaataaacGGTCTGTGAACAGGGCTAACAGCTTTGCTGAATCTTCTAGGAACTTGCCTCTGATCACCAGGTGAAAATACTTGCATTGTAAAGTTCTGTCCCATCACCTCACTCTAAACCAGAGCTTCTAGACTTGACTAACTCTAGGGAACACCTAATTCAGCATTTCTGGCAAGCTCCCAGGTGGTGCCAGTGCTGCTGGCTCTCTGACCACACTTCACTTGGAGCACCCAGCCCCCGATCGAGAAAGTGCTTTTACCCAATTTGGAGtccaaaatttataatttaaaatatttgtatgaaGATGTAATTTAATACTAAGTAAATATTTTGTGAGATATGCAGTTGAAGACAGAGATAGAAGACGTTAACTTTCAGAACTGTTTTATAATTgctaatatattaattatataatcaaTTATGTAATTAATGTATTGTCATTAAAACTTTGTCATTTCCCCTGGAGCTCCTATTTAGACTAGCTGGATACCATTTTACATGATCTTTCTCATCATCTAAATACCAAATTGTTTTCTGATCCCAAAGTAATCTGGtgtttgatgaaaaaaattcacaatatGTTCAGTCCAGCAAGGCATGGAGATTTTAGAGCTCAGCTCAGTAGCTcagttcctttttccttttgttcctgaTGTTCTCATTCTGTCAGCATTCAGGAAGAAAATCTGAACTTCCAAAAAATGGCAGTGAACTTAACATCTacccctcccctcacctcccgCCCAGGAAG is a genomic window containing:
- the LOC131489102 gene encoding small integral membrane protein 3-like codes for the protein MDAVSQVPMEAVLPKHILAIWVIVLIILAIMVIMTSLLLCLVTAIIICHMQTYSVLNGTEN